Proteins from a single region of Armatimonadia bacterium:
- a CDS encoding DUF4340 domain-containing protein, translating to MRKFGWTIAAFVVFVGLFAWVMTKERGRVPEKEEVLSQLITNEADVSKIEVVKYEATAPTTPADNSAAENAEGAPTTGTPEAENAVGAGIAQPGVKTTRVSLERHEEEWWLAEPIKGLVDPESAKTMVKAIVEMKPGVGKNVKLIKEFGLDSPTMEVTVSLKSGKKVAIKLGADTPVGSKIYATISGLPGVYYVPSSFRTDLNKDPASLRDKKLARFEKDNVTGVTFINEKGTFVLEKQGQEKQKAVWQISQPGSYKGDEWSITSAFGKVADVEAKGFGDQPNNLAAYGLDKPRAQCKLQLKDGKTIEVLVGAQTRQKVKVSDYGDTMEDKDLVYAMRKGRPEVLLVETTLFDDLNKDLMALRDKHVLSIAAADVVSMKVERREGLGFSVMRAGEDWKLQSPQTGPADKMKVEDLLGSAIDMEAIEFLAKAPDLRQVGLAAPSTAVTLRLKSGKTVTLKFGDTLQVGPETQYYCQTSDSDQVYKVGDMFLRGLPAKVEELKQGAMGMPMGSENMVVPMPDTNAPH from the coding sequence ATGAGGAAGTTCGGATGGACCATCGCCGCCTTCGTGGTGTTCGTGGGGCTGTTCGCCTGGGTGATGACCAAAGAGCGGGGACGCGTTCCTGAGAAGGAAGAGGTGCTCTCCCAGCTCATCACCAACGAGGCGGACGTCAGCAAGATCGAGGTGGTCAAGTACGAGGCCACCGCGCCCACCACGCCTGCCGACAACTCGGCAGCGGAGAACGCTGAAGGCGCACCCACAACCGGAACACCTGAAGCTGAGAATGCCGTCGGAGCCGGGATCGCCCAGCCGGGCGTCAAGACCACTCGCGTGAGCCTCGAACGGCATGAGGAGGAGTGGTGGCTCGCCGAGCCGATCAAGGGGCTGGTAGATCCGGAGAGCGCGAAGACGATGGTCAAGGCCATCGTGGAGATGAAGCCGGGCGTCGGCAAGAACGTCAAGCTGATCAAGGAGTTCGGCCTGGACAGTCCCACGATGGAGGTTACGGTCTCCCTCAAGTCCGGGAAGAAGGTCGCCATCAAGCTCGGCGCCGACACCCCGGTCGGGAGCAAGATCTACGCCACCATCTCGGGCCTGCCGGGCGTGTACTACGTCCCCTCCTCCTTCCGCACTGACCTGAACAAGGACCCTGCGAGCTTGCGCGACAAGAAGCTGGCCCGCTTTGAGAAGGACAACGTAACCGGCGTGACCTTCATCAACGAGAAGGGTACCTTCGTCCTCGAGAAGCAGGGGCAGGAGAAACAGAAGGCCGTGTGGCAGATCTCACAGCCCGGGTCATACAAGGGTGACGAGTGGAGCATCACCTCGGCCTTCGGTAAGGTGGCCGACGTCGAGGCCAAGGGCTTCGGCGACCAGCCGAACAACCTGGCGGCGTATGGCCTGGACAAGCCACGGGCACAATGCAAGCTGCAACTCAAGGACGGCAAGACAATTGAGGTTCTCGTCGGTGCCCAGACGCGCCAGAAGGTGAAGGTCTCCGACTATGGGGACACGATGGAGGACAAGGATCTGGTCTACGCCATGCGCAAGGGCCGGCCGGAGGTGTTGCTGGTCGAGACCACGCTGTTCGACGACCTGAACAAGGACCTCATGGCGCTGCGCGACAAGCACGTCCTCAGCATCGCGGCGGCAGATGTGGTGTCGATGAAGGTGGAGCGTCGCGAAGGGCTCGGCTTCTCGGTGATGCGGGCCGGCGAGGACTGGAAGCTGCAGTCGCCGCAGACCGGTCCGGCCGACAAGATGAAGGTCGAGGACCTGCTGGGCAGTGCGATCGACATGGAAGCCATAGAGTTCCTGGCCAAGGCGCCTGATCTGCGCCAGGTAGGACTGGCTGCTCCCTCGACCGCAGTGACGCTACGACTGAAGAGCGGCAAGACCGTGACGCTCAAGTTCGGTGACACCCTTCAGGTGGGGCCTGAGACCCAGTACTACTGCCAGACCTCCGACAGTGACCAGGTGTACAAGGTTGGGGACATGTTCCTCAGGGGCTTGCCCGCGAAGGTCGAGGAACTCAAGCAGGGCGCCATGGGTATGCCGATGGGTTCGGAGAACATGGTGGTCCCGATGCCGGACACGAACGCGCCCCACTAG
- a CDS encoding Gldg family protein has product MPEEKFDSKPSVRKAAADPRLAKPEQAGVTSIISMIASLVGTLALIIGLIWWGVVKTFGLGPMVFVILGGVMVLYSVVVNFRTILAAFSGRRAISGLNTVAFAILVFGILVMVNVMAIRHHTRYDATTSKQYSLSEQTVKVLKSLNQEVQMAAFLPANDPQQEMVRDRLGEYAAHSRKIKLDFYDPMVQVDKVREYNVQTEGTVVYVKCGDRKEEVMAPEEERLTSAILAVTTGQKPKVYFLTGHGEYDPSDYGQDTTNMIKRSLESQQYEVTTLTMLNQPQPRVPQDCAVLVIAGSQTPLKPAEMEAIKKYADQGGKLFIALGTGPQAPDFTEVLASRGVTPLKGQVMDPSADHNAGQPQFPAVIKPEPHDITTRLDPVVLPLARALKVDEGAEPPASYPGAPPPPPTKKAQELMKTSAEAWLDKADATGKANGTKDAGEETGPLTLAAAIDESKKQQQPQDQMMQQQTPEEGPGTRIVVVADAEFLTDRFIMTNQLQGNLALSLKSLAWLTKNEKLISIPPKEEQTPYLTMIGAQKAIATILALFIIPGLVVFAGGLVWWRRRR; this is encoded by the coding sequence ATGCCCGAAGAGAAGTTCGATAGCAAACCGAGTGTTCGGAAGGCGGCTGCCGATCCGCGTCTCGCTAAGCCCGAGCAGGCCGGGGTAACCTCGATCATCTCGATGATCGCCTCCCTGGTCGGGACGCTTGCGCTCATCATCGGCCTCATCTGGTGGGGGGTAGTGAAGACCTTTGGCCTTGGGCCGATGGTCTTCGTGATCCTCGGTGGGGTGATGGTCCTCTATTCGGTGGTCGTGAACTTCCGCACGATTCTCGCTGCCTTCAGCGGCCGGCGTGCGATCTCCGGCTTGAACACGGTCGCCTTTGCGATCCTCGTGTTCGGCATCCTGGTGATGGTCAACGTCATGGCCATCCGGCACCATACTCGCTACGACGCGACTACGAGCAAGCAGTACTCGCTGTCGGAGCAGACGGTCAAGGTGCTCAAGAGCCTCAACCAAGAGGTGCAGATGGCCGCCTTCCTGCCGGCGAACGACCCGCAGCAGGAAATGGTGCGCGACCGGCTGGGCGAATATGCCGCCCACTCGCGGAAGATCAAGCTGGACTTCTACGACCCGATGGTACAGGTCGACAAGGTGCGCGAGTACAACGTCCAGACCGAGGGCACGGTGGTCTACGTCAAGTGCGGCGACCGCAAGGAAGAGGTCATGGCGCCCGAGGAGGAGCGACTCACCAGTGCGATCCTCGCCGTGACCACCGGCCAGAAGCCGAAGGTCTACTTCCTGACCGGCCACGGTGAGTATGACCCCAGCGACTACGGTCAGGACACGACGAACATGATCAAGCGGTCGCTGGAGAGCCAGCAGTATGAGGTCACGACACTGACGATGCTGAACCAGCCGCAGCCGCGGGTCCCACAGGACTGCGCCGTGCTGGTGATCGCCGGTTCGCAGACCCCGCTGAAGCCGGCCGAGATGGAAGCGATCAAGAAGTACGCAGACCAGGGCGGGAAGCTGTTCATCGCCCTTGGCACCGGTCCGCAGGCGCCCGACTTCACCGAGGTCCTGGCGTCGCGTGGCGTGACACCGCTCAAGGGTCAGGTCATGGACCCGAGCGCCGACCACAATGCCGGGCAGCCGCAGTTCCCGGCCGTGATCAAGCCGGAGCCACACGACATCACGACCCGCCTCGATCCGGTTGTGCTGCCGCTGGCTCGCGCGCTGAAGGTCGACGAGGGCGCCGAGCCACCGGCCAGCTACCCGGGTGCGCCACCACCTCCGCCGACCAAGAAGGCGCAGGAACTGATGAAGACCAGCGCCGAGGCCTGGCTGGATAAGGCAGACGCCACCGGCAAGGCGAATGGGACCAAGGATGCCGGTGAAGAGACCGGTCCGCTGACCCTGGCGGCTGCGATCGACGAGTCCAAGAAGCAGCAGCAGCCTCAGGACCAGATGATGCAGCAGCAGACGCCGGAAGAAGGCCCCGGTACCCGCATCGTCGTGGTTGCCGACGCTGAGTTCCTGACCGATCGGTTCATCATGACCAATCAGCTCCAGGGGAACCTGGCCCTGTCGCTGAAGAGCCTGGCCTGGCTGACCAAGAACGAGAAGCTGATCTCCATCCCGCCCAAGGAAGAGCAGACGCCATACCTGACCATGATCGGCGCTCAGAAGGCGATTGCCACCATCCTGGCGCTGTTCATCATCCCCGGCCTCGTGGTCTTTGCCGGAGGCCTGGTCTGGTGGCGGCGCAGGAGGTAA
- a CDS encoding ABC transporter permease: MRNVLTIAQREIQSYFASPMAYVVITFFLFFSGLIFTFSIYQPQARAEMGGLLGSMVFLTLMVAPFLTMSLLAQEQATGTLELLLTKPLNDREVVLGKYLGTLAVYVIMLVLTLPFPIMLDKWGDFEWGRALVGYLGLFLVGAAFLAIGLFASSLTRSQMASAGICLGAFLFVWLIGWVSYLIGGQESILATISKNISVFELFSDFEKGLLDSKNVVYFLSLVVFFLFMTARVLEMRRQV, from the coding sequence ATGCGCAACGTTCTGACCATTGCTCAGCGCGAGATCCAGTCCTACTTCGCCTCGCCGATGGCCTACGTGGTCATCACGTTCTTTCTGTTCTTCTCCGGCCTGATCTTCACGTTCTCGATCTACCAGCCGCAGGCACGAGCGGAGATGGGTGGCCTGCTGGGCAGCATGGTGTTCCTGACGCTCATGGTAGCGCCCTTCCTCACGATGTCGCTGCTCGCGCAGGAGCAAGCTACGGGCACTCTCGAGTTGCTGCTCACCAAGCCGCTCAACGACCGTGAAGTCGTCCTGGGCAAGTACCTGGGGACCCTCGCCGTGTACGTGATCATGCTCGTGCTCACGCTGCCCTTCCCGATCATGCTGGACAAGTGGGGCGACTTCGAGTGGGGTCGAGCGCTGGTCGGCTACCTGGGTCTGTTCCTGGTAGGTGCGGCCTTCCTGGCCATCGGGCTCTTCGCCAGCAGCCTCACCCGAAGCCAGATGGCCTCCGCGGGGATCTGCCTGGGCGCCTTCCTGTTCGTGTGGCTGATCGGGTGGGTGTCCTACCTGATTGGTGGACAGGAGTCGATCCTGGCGACAATCAGCAAGAACATCTCGGTGTTCGAGCTATTCTCGGACTTCGAGAAGGGCCTGCTGGACTCAAAGAACGTAGTGTACTTCCTGAGCCTGGTAGTCTTCTTCCTGTTCATGACGGCTCGTGTGCTGGAGATGCGGCGGCAGGTGTAG